The Streptomyces sp. NBC_01275 genome has a segment encoding these proteins:
- a CDS encoding RNA 2'-phosphotransferase → MNQRDKNERDTSEKRTVKVSKYLSKHLRHQPERIGLALDEAGWVEIDTLIAAATAHGFPFTRDELDHVVAANDKKRFAVDGTRIRASQGHSIDVDLGLPPATPPSYLYHGTVARSLDAIRAEGLRPMNRHDVHLSADRETATRVGARRGRPVVLSVDAGAMHRDGHVFHVSANGVWLTKAVPPGYLRFPESH, encoded by the coding sequence ATGAACCAAAGAGACAAAAATGAAAGAGACACATCCGAAAAACGTACGGTGAAGGTGTCGAAGTACCTCTCGAAGCACCTGCGGCACCAGCCCGAGCGCATCGGTCTCGCCCTCGACGAGGCCGGCTGGGTCGAGATCGACACGCTGATCGCGGCGGCCACGGCGCACGGGTTCCCCTTCACCCGGGACGAACTGGACCATGTGGTCGCCGCCAACGACAAGAAGCGCTTCGCCGTCGACGGCACCCGGATCCGCGCCAGCCAGGGCCACAGCATCGACGTCGACCTGGGCCTCCCCCCGGCGACCCCGCCGTCGTACCTCTACCACGGGACCGTCGCCCGCTCCCTGGACGCGATCCGCGCCGAGGGCCTGCGGCCGATGAACCGGCACGACGTGCATCTCTCGGCCGACCGCGAGACCGCGACCCGGGTCGGCGCCCGCCGCGGCCGACCCGTCGTCCTCTCCGTGGACGCCGGAGCCATGCACCGCGACGGCCACGTCTTCCACGTCAGCGCGAACGGCGTGTGGCTGACGAAGGCCGTGCCGCCCGGGTATCTACGGTTCCCCGAGTCGCACTGA
- a CDS encoding LLM class flavin-dependent oxidoreductase: protein MSLRLSTVILPYRRWHEGGRSAWTRAEQLGFHTAYTYDHLSWRSFRDGPWFGAVPTLTAAAAVTDRIRLGTLVTSPNFRHPVTLAKDLISLDDISGGRVTLGIGAGGTGFDATALGQEPWTPRERAERFAEFVPLLDRLLTEDSVSYEGDYYAAHEARNIPGCAQRPRLPFAIAATGPRGLRLAARHGQAWVTTGDPRLYENGTPEQSVQALRDQVEKLTDACAVLGRDVAELDKILLTGFTPDRGRPLESLDAFVDFAGRHRELGFTELVVHWPIPDSDFAADEKLFERIAMEAPAQLR, encoded by the coding sequence ATGAGTCTGCGTCTGAGCACCGTGATCCTTCCGTACCGCCGCTGGCACGAGGGCGGCCGTTCGGCCTGGACACGTGCCGAACAGCTCGGCTTCCACACCGCGTACACCTACGACCACCTGTCCTGGCGCAGCTTCCGCGACGGCCCGTGGTTCGGGGCCGTCCCGACGCTGACCGCCGCCGCGGCCGTCACCGACCGGATCCGCCTGGGCACGCTGGTGACCTCGCCGAACTTCCGGCACCCGGTGACCCTCGCCAAGGATCTGATCTCCCTGGACGACATCTCCGGCGGCCGGGTGACCCTGGGCATCGGCGCGGGCGGCACCGGCTTCGACGCCACCGCCCTCGGCCAGGAGCCCTGGACCCCGCGCGAGCGGGCCGAGCGGTTCGCCGAGTTCGTGCCACTGCTCGACCGGCTGCTCACGGAGGACTCCGTGTCGTACGAGGGCGACTACTACGCGGCGCACGAGGCACGCAACATCCCCGGCTGCGCGCAGCGTCCGCGACTCCCCTTCGCCATCGCCGCGACCGGTCCGCGCGGACTGCGGCTCGCGGCGCGGCACGGGCAGGCGTGGGTGACCACCGGCGACCCCAGGCTGTACGAGAACGGCACCCCCGAGCAGTCGGTCCAGGCCCTGCGCGACCAGGTCGAGAAGCTCACCGACGCCTGCGCGGTCCTCGGCCGGGACGTGGCCGAGCTGGACAAGATCCTGCTCACCGGGTTCACCCCGGACCGCGGCCGCCCGCTGGAGTCGCTGGACGCCTTCGTCGACTTCGCGGGCCGCCACCGGGAGCTCGGCTTCACGGAGCTCGTGGTCCACTGGCCCATCCCGGACTCCGACTTCGCCGCGGACGAGAAGCTCTTCGAGCGGATCGCCATGGAGGCCCCGGCCCAGCTCCGCTGA
- a CDS encoding SDR family oxidoreductase, whose translation MTMPEGARERWVSTGGIELCVAELGDPERPTVVLVHGYPDSKEVWSKVAARLAGRFHVVLYDVRGHGRSSAPKPLRGGFTLEKLTDDFLAVLDAVSPDRPVHLVGHDWGSVQSWEFVTVARTEGRIASFTSMSGPSLDHFGHWIDTRLKRPTPRRVGQLLGQGAKSWYVYLLHTPALPELAWRGPLGKVWPRLLRRIEKVPDSGYPTSSLPSDAANGAWLYRDNVRTRLRRPRADAHAHTPVQLITPLGDMFLSERLYDELEQWVPQLTRRTLPARHWVPRTRPDQLASWITEFVTSVEGGRPERRATGRHADRFGGQLVLVTGAGSGIGRATAFAFAEAGARVVAVDRDAESAARTAEMSLLIGAQGAWAEAVDVSDEQAMEKLAAKVHAEHGVVDVLVNNAGIGLSGSFFDTTPDDWRRVLDVNLWGVIHGCRIFGGRMAERGQGGHIVNLASAAAFQPSKSLPAYSTSKAAVLMLSECLRAELAGQGIGVTAICPGLVNTNITSTATFVGVDAEEEQRRQRRSTRVYGLRNYPPEKVADAILRAVARNEAVVPVTPEARGAYALSRFLPRALRALARAEPPL comes from the coding sequence GTGACGATGCCGGAAGGCGCGCGCGAGCGCTGGGTGAGCACGGGCGGAATCGAACTGTGCGTGGCCGAACTGGGGGACCCAGAGCGGCCGACGGTCGTCCTGGTGCACGGCTACCCGGACAGCAAGGAGGTGTGGTCCAAGGTCGCCGCCCGGCTGGCCGGCCGTTTCCACGTGGTGCTGTACGACGTCCGGGGCCATGGCCGCTCCAGCGCGCCGAAGCCGTTGCGGGGCGGGTTCACCCTGGAGAAGCTGACGGACGACTTCCTCGCGGTCCTCGACGCGGTCAGCCCGGACCGGCCGGTGCACCTGGTGGGGCACGACTGGGGCTCGGTGCAGTCCTGGGAGTTCGTCACCGTGGCGCGCACCGAGGGCAGGATCGCGTCCTTCACCTCGATGTCCGGCCCGTCCCTGGACCACTTCGGCCACTGGATCGACACGCGGCTGAAGCGGCCCACTCCGCGCCGGGTCGGCCAACTCCTCGGTCAGGGGGCCAAGTCCTGGTACGTGTATCTGCTGCACACGCCCGCCCTGCCCGAACTCGCCTGGCGCGGGCCCCTCGGCAAGGTCTGGCCCCGGCTGCTGCGGCGGATCGAGAAGGTGCCCGACAGCGGCTATCCGACGTCGTCGCTGCCGTCGGACGCGGCCAACGGAGCCTGGCTGTACCGGGACAACGTACGGACCCGGCTGCGCCGCCCGCGCGCGGACGCACATGCGCACACGCCCGTGCAGCTCATCACCCCCCTGGGGGACATGTTTCTGTCGGAGCGGCTGTACGACGAACTGGAGCAGTGGGTTCCGCAGTTGACCCGGCGCACGCTGCCTGCCCGGCACTGGGTCCCGCGCACCCGTCCCGACCAGCTCGCCTCCTGGATCACGGAGTTCGTCACGTCGGTCGAGGGCGGACGGCCCGAGCGGCGGGCCACCGGCCGTCATGCCGACCGTTTCGGCGGGCAGCTCGTGCTGGTCACCGGCGCGGGCAGCGGCATCGGGCGGGCCACGGCGTTCGCGTTCGCCGAGGCGGGCGCGCGGGTGGTCGCCGTCGACCGGGACGCGGAGAGCGCGGCCCGCACCGCCGAGATGTCCCTTCTGATCGGCGCGCAGGGGGCGTGGGCGGAGGCGGTGGACGTCTCCGACGAGCAGGCGATGGAGAAACTGGCGGCGAAGGTGCACGCCGAGCACGGTGTGGTGGACGTGCTGGTGAACAACGCGGGGATAGGTCTGTCGGGCTCCTTCTTCGACACCACGCCCGACGACTGGCGCAGGGTCCTGGACGTCAACTTGTGGGGTGTCATCCACGGTTGCCGGATCTTCGGCGGGCGGATGGCCGAGCGCGGCCAGGGCGGCCACATCGTCAACCTGGCCTCGGCGGCCGCCTTTCAGCCCTCCAAATCCCTGCCCGCCTACAGCACTTCCAAGGCGGCGGTCCTGATGCTGAGCGAGTGCCTGCGCGCCGAACTGGCCGGCCAGGGCATCGGCGTGACGGCGATCTGCCCCGGTCTGGTGAACACCAACATCACGTCCACGGCGACTTTCGTGGGCGTGGACGCGGAGGAGGAACAGCGCCGGCAGAGACGCTCCACGCGCGTGTACGGGCTGCGCAACTACCCGCCGGAGAAGGTCGCTGACGCGATTCTGCGCGCGGTCGCGCGCAACGAGGCGGTGGTTCCGGTCACTCCGGAGGCGCGGGGCGCGTATGCCCTGTCGCGGTTCCTGCCGCGGGCGTTGCGCGCGCTGGCCCGAGCGGAGCCACCCCTGTGA